A section of the Naumovozyma dairenensis CBS 421 chromosome 5, complete genome genome encodes:
- the RET1 gene encoding DNA-directed RNA polymerase III core subunit RET1 (similar to Saccharomyces cerevisiae RET1 (YOR207C); ancestral locus Anc_8.619) has translation MVSATKKRKTTSKAHKHTHEHEKDETFDELLKPIYKGKKLTDEINTADDKWHLLPAFLKVKGLVKQHLDSFNYFVDVDLKKIIKANQLILSDVDPEFYLKYVDIRVGKKSTSSARDYLTPPHECRLRDMTYSAPIYVDIEYTRGRNIIMHKDVEIGRMPIMLRSNKCTLYGADEKQMAKLNECPLDPGGYFIVNGTEKVILVQEQLSKNRIIVEADEKKGIVQASVTSSTHERKSKTYVITKNGKIYLKHNSIAEEIPIVIVLKACGIVSDLEIMQLVCGNDSSYQDIFAVNLEEAAKLNLYTQQQALEFIGAKVKTMRRQKLSILQEGIEAIATTVVAHLTVEALDFREKALYMAMMTRRVVMAIHNPKMVDDRDYVGNKRLELAGQMVSLLFEDLFKKFNSDFKATIDKVLEKPNRAMEYDALLSINVHSNNITSGLNRAISTGNWSLKRFKMERAGVTHVLSRLSYISALGMMTRISSQFEKSRKVSGPRALQPSQFGMLCTADTPEGEACGLVKNLALMTHITSDDEEEPIKRVCYVLGVEDISLIDSASLHLNFGVYLNGTLIGTTRFPIKFVSQFRHLRRTGKVSEFISIYTNSHQKAVHIATDGGRICRPLIIVTNGKSHVTADHLRSLLEGKLVFDDFLKLGLVEYLDVNEENDSFIALYEKDINVASTHMEIEPFTVLGAVAGLIPYPHHNQSPRNTYQCAMGKQAIGAIAYNQFKRIDTLLYLMIYPQQPMVKTKTIELIDYDKLPAGQNATVAVMSYSGYDIEDALVINKASIDRGFGRCETRRKTTTILKRYPNHTQDIISGMRVDENGDPIWQHKALGPDGLGEVGMKLDSGQIYINKAVPTNPTSDLNAAPEQSQYRDTPVMYRAPEPSHIDQVMMSVSDNDQALIKVLLRQNRRPELGDKFSSRHGQKGVCGIIVQQEDMPFNDQGIVPDIIMNPHGFPSRMTVGKMIELVSGKAGVLNGSLEYGTCFGGSKLEDMSKILVDQGFNYSGKDMLYSGITGECLQAYIFFGPIYYQKLKHMVLDKMHARARGPRAVLTRQPTEGRSRDGGLRLGEMERDCVIAYGASQLLLERLMISSDAFEVDVCDECGLMGYSGWCTTCKSAENIIKMTIPYAAKLLFQELLSMNIAPRLRLEDIFVKA, from the coding sequence ATGGTTTCTGCTActaagaaaagaaagaccACTTCAAAGGCTCATAAGCATACACATGAACATGAAAAGGATGAAACCTTCGATGAATTACTGAAACCAATATACAAAGGGAAAAAATTAACAGATGAAATCAACACGGCTGACGATAAATGGCATTTATTACCTGCATTCCTAAAAGTGAAAGGGTTAGTAAAACAACATTTAGATTCattcaattattttgtaGATGTggatttaaagaaaatcatcaaggcaaatcaattaatattaaGTGATGTGGATCCtgaattttatttgaaatatgtGGATATTAGAGTTGGGAAGAAATCTACTTCTTCAGCAAGGGATTACTTAACTCCACCTCATGAGTGTAGATTAAGAGATATGACATACTCTGCCCCAATTTATGTCGATATCGAATATACAAGAGgtagaaatattattatgcaTAAGGATGTCGAGATTGGCAGAATGCCCATCATGTTGAGATCAAATAAATGTACATTATACGGTGCAGATGAAAAGCAAATGgctaaattgaatgaatgtCCCTTAGATCCAGGTGGGTATTTTATTGTCAATGGTACTGAAAAAGTTATCCTAGTTCAAGAACAATTATCTAAAAATCGTATCATTGTGGAAGCTGATGAAAAGAAGGGGATAGTACAAGCATCAGTTACTTCATCTACACATGAAAGAAAATCTAAGACTTACGTTATTACTAAAAATGGgaagatttatttgaaacatAATTCTATAGCAGAGGAAATCCCAATCGTTATTGTCTTGAAAGCTTGTGGTATAGTCTCCGATTTAGAAATCATGCAATTAGTTTGTGGCAATGATAGTAGTTACCAAGATATATTCGCTGTCAATTTGGAAGAAGCTGCAAAGTTGAACCTATATACACAACAGCAAGCATTAGAGTTCATTGGTGCAAAAGTAAAGACTATGAGAAGGCAAAAATTATCCATTTTACAAGAAGGTATTGAAGCAATTGCAACTACTGTTGTAGCTCATTTAACTGTCGAGGCATTAGATTTTAGAGAGAAGGCCTTATATATGGCAATGATGACTCGTAGAGTTGTGATGGCTATTCATAACCCAAAGATGGTTGATGATAGAGATTATGTCGGTAATAAACGTCTTGAATTGGCAGGTCAAATGGTCTCCTTActatttgaagatttattcaaaaaattcaacAGTGACTTCAAAGCTACCATTGACAAAGTATTAGAAAAACCAAACAGAGCCATGGAATATGACGCTCTATTATCCATCAATGTTCAttccaataatattacaaGTGGTTTAAATAGAGCTATTTCAACAGGGAATTGGTCATTAAAGAGATTTAAGATGGAAAGAGCAGGTGTCACTCATGTTTTATCAAGATTATCATATATTTCTGCTTTGGGTATGATGACAAGAATTTCATCCCAATTcgaaaaatcaagaaaggTCTCTGGTCCAAGAGCGTTACAACCTTCTCAATTCGGTATGTTATGTACTGCAGATACCCCAGAAGGTGAAGCATGTGGTTTAGTTAAAAATTTAGCCTTAATGACGCATATTACTTCAgatgacgaagaagaaCCAATAAAGAGAGTCTGTTATGTCTTAGGTGTTGAAGATATCAGTTTAATTGATAGTGCGTCTCTTCATTTGAATTTCGGTGTCTATTTAAATGGTACTTTAATAGGTACAACAAGATTCCCAATTAAATTCGTTTCCCAATTTAGACATTTAAGAAGAACTGGTAAAGTTTCTGAATTTATCTCCATTTATACAAATTCCCATCAAAAGGCCGTCCACATTGCTACAGATGGTGGTAGAATTTGTAGGCCATTGATCATTGTTACTAATGGTAAGTCACATGTTACTGCAGATCATTTAAGAAGTCTTCTAGAAGGTAAATTAGTTTTTGATGACTTCTTAAAACTTGGTTTAGTAGAATATTTGGATGTCAACGAAGAAAATGATTCCTTTATCGCTTTATATGAAAAGGATATTAACGTTGCCAGCACTCATATGGAAATTGAGCCATTCACAGTCTTGGGTGCAGTTGCTGGTTTAATTCCTTATCCTCACCATAACCAATCTCCACGTAATACTTATCAATGTGCGATGGGTAAACAAGCCATTGGTGCTATCGCTTACAATCAATTCAAGAGAATAGatactttattatatttgatgatatatCCACAACAACCAATGGtgaaaacaaaaactaTTGAGTTAATTGATTATGATAAATTACCTGCTGGCCAAAACGCCACAGTGGCAGTTATGTCTTATTCAGGGTatgatattgaagatgCCCTAGTAATAAACAAAGCATCTATAGATAGAGGTTTCGGTCGTTGTGAAACCCGTAGaaagacaacaacaatccTGAAGAGATACCCAAATCATACAcaagatattattagtgGTATGCGTGTAGATGAAAATGGAGATCCAATATGGCAGCATAAAGCTCTTGGACCTGATGGGTTGGGTGAAGTAGGTATGAAATTAGATAGTGgtcaaatatatatcaataaaGCTGTTCCAACAAACCCAACTTCTGATTTAAATGCTGCTCCTGAACAATCACAATATAGAGATACCCCAGTTATGTATAGAGCTCCAGAACCATCACATATTGATCAAGTTATGATGTCTGTCTCCGATAATGACCAAGCCTTAATTAAAGTTCTATTAAGACAAAACAGAAGACCAGAACTAGGtgataaattttcttccaGACATGGACAAAAGGGTGTTTGTGGTATCATTGTGCAGCAGGAAGATATGCCGTTCAATGATCAAGGTATTGTGCccgatattattatgaatcCTCATGGTTTCCCATCTCGTATGACTGTTGGTAAGATGATTGAATTGGTTTCTGGTAAAGCAGGTGTTTTAAACGGTTCTTTGGAATATGGTACATGTTTCGGTGGTTctaaattagaagatatgTCGAAGATATTAGTCGATCAAGGTTTCAACTATTCCGGTAAAGATATGCTTTATTCAGGTATTACTGGTGAATGTCTACAGgcatatatattctttggtccaatttattatcaaaaattgaaacataTGGTTCTAGATAAAATGCATGCAAGAGCTAGAGGTCCAAGAGCTGTCTTGACGCGTCAACCTACTGAAGGTAGATCAAGAGATGGTGGTCTGAGATTAGGTGAAATGGAAAGAGACTGTGTTATTGCCTACGGTGCATCTCAATTGTTACTAGAAAGATTGATGATAAGTTCGGATGCTTTTGAAGTTGACGTATGTGATGAATGTGGTTTGATGGGTTATAGTGGTTGGTGTACAACATGTAAGAGTGCcgaaaatatcatcaaaatgACTATTCCTTACGCCgctaaattattattccagGAATTATTATCCATGAACATAGCCCCAAGATTAAGATTAGAAGATATTTTTGTGAAAGCATAA
- the NDAI0E01560 gene encoding uncharacterized protein has protein sequence MPENRSKTTTRRPAVYPLSTTEDQNSRLVSTNTLPGSKSKTNKHLSKVKNDHSKNKTKTRSNLNVSADTNPSTSSIKPPKSNDRSTSNDGKRSNLGTRSTIKTGSISTLEKSEGVWSDIDTLDDVKKMAQDYKGDGFPSNFESNLDQMRRSNAKLLTAMRDRNERLQKEYEARTENECATFVDDGENFFEAKKENEIEENNTRSHYTAMCGNKDAVINEQEAQYVEGVIDIIKKLRLPITPGTTEGESSDSLA, from the coding sequence ATGCCTGAAAACCGTTCTAAAACTACCACCAGACGCCCGGCTGTATATCCACTATCAACTACGGAAGATCAGAATAGTAGGCTAGTATCTACTAATACTTTACCTGGTTCTAAATCGAAGACAAATAAACATCTGTCCAAAGTGAAAAATGACCACtctaaaaataaaaccAAAACACGATCGAATCTGAATGTTAGTGCTGATACAAATCCTTCAACTAGTTCCATAAAGCCACCTAAAAGTAACGATAGATCAACTTCCAATGATGGAAAGCGAAGTAACTTAGGCACTCGTAGTACAATTAAAACGGGGAGTATATCAACATTAGAGAAGTCAGAAGGTGTATGGTCAGATATAGATACTTTAGATGATGTAAAAAAGATGGCTCAAGATTATAAAGGTGATGGCTTTCCCTCAAATTTCGAATCAAACTTGGATCAAATGCGTCGATCCAATgcaaaattattaacagCAATGAGAGACAGGAATGAAAGATTACAGAAAGAATATGAGGCTCGTACAGAGAATGAATGTGCGACTTTTGTAGATGATGGTGAAAACTTCTTCGAAGCAAAAAAAGAGAACGAGatagaagaaaataacaCTAGGAGCCACTATACGGCGATGTGTGGGAATAAGGATGCAGTAATCAATGAACAAGAAGCTCAGTATGTGGAAGGTGTAATAGACATTATAAAAAAACTACGTCTCCCCATTACTCCAGGAACAACCGAAGGTGAGTCTTCAGATAGTCTTGCTTAG
- the NOC2 gene encoding mRNA-binding ribosome synthesis protein NOC2 (similar to Saccharomyces cerevisiae NOC2 (YOR206W); ancestral locus Anc_8.617), translated as MGKVSKATKKFQSKHLKHTLEHRKKIKDHKRKTQGRRGNKSEEEKREGALTKDDQKLKKSSKEEVFKDMSVENFFEKGIELPKENKKLKKIKESKESEDDESSSEEEGDMAANMATLSKEDPEFYKYLQENDKDLLDFAASNPLDAADEDDEGSGEEGEQEQLEQGPEKVELTLKLVKKWKKDLRESPSLKLLRNVVTAFKVAVNLNKDENVEDYKYTVTDERAFHELMFVALKDLPQVIQKMAPYKTTKGSRTLPGGANVSKISSIVKSHSASLLVLLNDITNTETAALILHSVDQLMPYLLSYRRVIKELIKNIVEIWATTREVETQIASFAFLHSASKEFKKSILEVVLKTTYSTFIKSCRKTNLRTMPLINFQKNSAAELFGIDEVVSYQVGFEYIRQLAIHLRNTMNATTKKTTRSDPAEVYKIIYNWQFCHSLDFWSRVLSFSCNPERENGRESPLRQLIYPLVQVTIGVTRLIPTAQFFPLRFYLIKSLIRLSQNTGVFIPIFPLLSEILTSTAFTKFSKRKENLEAFDFDHNIKCTQAYLGTKVYQEGLVEQFVDLVGEYFTLYCKSVSFPELATPVIISLRRYIKTSKNIKFNKQLSNIVEKLNQNSTFIQTKRSEVEFSPSNNTEVNRFLNDLPWEKTPLGAYVFVQREVKEEKAKLLRESLEEEDREKEEQKARNAEESEDEDVEMSDSE; from the coding sequence ATGGGTAAAGTTTCAAAAGCTACCAAGAAGTTTCAATCGAAGCATTTGAAGCACACATTAGAGCATagaaaaaagataaaagatCACAAAAGAAAGACTCAAGGCCGTCGTGGTAATAAGtctgaagaagagaaaagaGAAGGTGCGTTGACCAAGGATGATCAAAAGTTAAAGAAATCTTCTAAGGAAGAAGTTTTCAAAGATATGTCTGTCGAAAACTTCTTCGAAAAGGGTATTGAACTTCCAAAggaaaacaagaaattgaaaaaaattaaagaatctAAAGAaagtgaagatgatgagTCTTCttctgaagaagaaggtgatATGGCGGCTAACATGGCAACTCTATCCAAGGAAGATCCTGAATTCTATAAATACTTGCaggaaaatgataaagatttattagattTTGCTGCATCTAACCCATTAGACGCCgctgatgaagatgatgaaggaAGTGGAGAAGAAGGCGAACAAGAACAACTAGAGCAAGGACCAGAAAAGGTTGAATTAACATTAAAGCTTGTCAAAAAGTGGAAGAAAGATTTACGCGAAAGCCCAAGTTTGAAGCTTCTAAGAAATGTAGTTACTGCATTCAAAGTGGCAgttaatttaaataaagatgaaaatgtaGAAGATTATAAATACACGGTCACTGATGAAAGAGCCTTCCATGAATTGATGTTCGTTgctttgaaagatttaccTCAAGTAATTCAAAAGATGGCTCCGTACAAGACAACAAAGGGATCAAGAACATTACCGGGTGGTGCAAATGTTTCCAAGATTTCATCAATCGTGAAATCTCATTCTGCTTCTCTATTAGttttattgaatgatatAACAAATACAGAAACTGCTGCATTAATCCTTCATTCTGTCGACCAGTTGATGCCATACTTGTTATCATACAGAAGGGTCataaaagaattgattaaaaatattgttgAAATCTGGGCTACAACTAGAGAAGTGGAAACTCAAATCGCTTCATTTGCCTTCCTACATAGTGCTTctaaagaattcaaaaaatcCATCCTTGAAGTTGTGTTGAAGACTACTTACTCAACTTTCATTAAAAGTTGCCGTAAAACCAATTTAAGAACAATGCCATTGATCAATTTCCAAAAGAATTCGGCTGCAGAATTATTCGGTATTGATGAAGTTGTCAGTTACCAAGTTGGTTTTGAATACATCAGACAATTAGCTATCCATTTGAGAAATACGATGAATGCTACAACTAAAAAGACCACAAGATCTGATCCAGCAGAGgtatataaaattatttataattGGCAATTCTGTCATTCTCTAGATTTCTGGTCTCGTGTTTTATCCTTCTCTTGTAATCCAGAAAGAGAAAACGGCCGTGAATCTCCATTGAGACAATTGATTTATCCCCTAGTTCAAGTTACAATCGGTGTCACAAGGTTGATACCAACAGCTCAATTTTTCCCATTAAGATTCTATTTGATCAAATCTTTGATTAGACTGTCTCAAAATACCGGTGTTTTCATCCCAATATTCCCATTATTATCTGAAATTCTGACATCTACTGCCTTTACTAAGTTCtctaaaagaaaagaaaatttggaaGCATTCGATTTCGATCACAACATCAAATGTACACAAGCATATTTGGGTACAAAAGTTTATCAAGAAGGTCTAGTTGAACAGTTTGTTGATTTGGTAGGCGAGTATTTTACCCTATATTGTAAAAGTGTTTCGTTCCCGGAATTAGCCACTCCTGTAATAATTTCCTTACGTCGTTACATAAAGACTTCCAAGAATATTAAGTTCAATAAacaattatcaaatattgttgagaaattgaatcaaaatAGTACATTCATTCAAACGAAAAGATCTGAGGTTGAATTCAGTCCAAGTAACAATACTGAGGTGAATAGATTCTTAAATGATCTACCATGGGAAAAGACTCCTCTAGGTGCATATGTTTTCGTTCAAAGAGAGgttaaagaagaaaaggcTAAACTTTTGAGAGAAAGtttggaagaagaagatagagaaaaggaagaacaGAAGGCTAGAAACGCTGAAGAatctgaagatgaagatgtcGAGATGTCAGATTCTGAATAG